Sequence from the Collinsella aerofaciens ATCC 25986 genome:
GTTGTACGGGTGCGAGAGTAAGTGAGTTAAGACAGTTCAAAGTAGAACACGTTACCGCTGGATATATGGACATTGTTTCAAAAGGCCAGAAGCTCAGGAGAATTTGGATACCTGACTCTTTGCGTGAAGAAAGTCTTACATGGAAAGCCAAGCCAATGAATGGCCTTCTATTTCCAGGCAAAAACGACAACGCGATTACTTCGCGCGGCATATCCGTAGGGTTGAAGCGTGCCGCACTGCGCTATGGCGTCGACCAAGACGTCGTATACCCGCATTCATTTCGGCACTTGTTCGCAAAAAACTTTATCAACCGCAACCCAGATATTTCACTGCTTGCTGATCTTATGGGACACGAAAGCATTGAGACAACGCGAATCTATCTGCGGCGCACTGCCGATGAACAGCGCGCCGCGGTTGATGAAGCAGTCAATTGGTAAGAGCAAATACTTCGGTGACTCTAGAAACAATTCGTTTCTGCTCGCTGGCCGGGGGAACAGTGTTAGCGCCGGGCGATTTTAGCCGCTAATAGTCAAACGATTTTGACCAATCCCGGTCACCGAATAATGGCCACCGTGCCTCCCCGCCGCCACTACGCTGGTGGTGCCAACACGCCGGCGTTAGGAGGACCATTGAGGTGAACGAGAGACACGATGACCTACAGGAGATTATAGACGCGGCGCTCCGGGAGATGGCCGCGGAGGAGGGCGACGGGTTCGACCCGCAGGCATGCAACCTCGCGGAGTTCTGCAGGAGGACGGGGCTCACCCGCTCCCGCGCGAGGACGGTCAGGGCACACGGGTTCAGGGCCCTGCCCCACGGGAACAGCGGGAGGAGGGCCGCGCCGGGCGTGCTCGCCGGCCACACCGGCCTGGTGGACGACCTCCTGCGGAAGGGCGTCACCAACTCGCAGGTGATATTCGAGCGGCTGCTCGGCCAGGGCTACGCCGGCGGCCTCACCACGGTGAAGACCTATATCGCCGCGCACCGGGACCTCGTGCCCGCGAAGAGGCGGCAGGCGGCCCCGCAGGGCTGCCGCGGCCAGCGCTTCAGGACGGCGCCCGGAGAGGCCTACCAGATGGACTGGGGCTTCGTCGCGGTCGAGCGCCCCGGCGGGGAGCGGGCGCGGATCGCCTGCTTCGCCATGGTCTGCCACCATTGCGGGGGCGCCCACGTCGAGTTCTTCCCGAACGCGCGCCAGGAGAACCTCCTCATCGGGATGCTGCACGCGTTCTCGGCGCTGGGCGTGCCCGCGACCGTGCTCACCGACAACATGAAGAGCGTGGTCGTCCGCCGCGATGCCGACGGCCGGCCCGTCTGGCAGGCCGACTACGCCGAGTTCATGGGCGTCGTCGGCTTCCGCACCAGGCTGTGCAGGCCGCGCCACCCCTATACGAAGGGCAAGGTGGAGAGGCTCGTCCGCTTCGTGAAGGGGAACTTCCTCGCGGGAAGGTCCTTTACCGACCTTGACGCCCTCAACCGGGAGGCCGCCCTCTGGTGCGCCGAGCAGGGAGGCCGCTGGCGGCGCGCGGCGGCATGCGTCCCGATGCGCGAGCACGAGGCGGCGTGCTCGGCGAACACCAGGCCGCTCGAGGTCACGGCCGAGGTCGAGCGGTACCTGTGCCCGCGCCGGAAGATCTCCTTCGACGGCTTCGTGAGCTTCGAGGGGCACCGCTACGGCGTGCCCTACTGGTACGTCCGCCGCGAGTGCAGGGTGAACCGGGAGGGGCGCGTGGTGCACATATACAGCGACGACCTCTCCCGCGAGCTCGTCGCCCACGCCGTCGGCACCGGCGCCGACAGCTGGTGCGAGGGGCAGTGGGAGACATCGCCGGCGCAGCCCGAGGAGCTGCCGACCCAGCCGGTGGGGACCGTGGTCGAGCAAATCGCCCCGCCCAGGACGAAACCCGGTTTCGAGAGGTTCGACTTCGGGAGGGCCGAATGATGGCGGGCGCGGGGGCGAGCCCCTACGAGCTCGCGAGCGACGCCGCGTCGAGGCTCGGGATCGCCGTCGGGGCGGAGGAGCTCGCGACCCTCGCCTCGGACCTCGACCTCGGCGACGGGGAGATGGCCGCCGTGGCAGCCACCTTCTCCTACCTTGCGGAGAAGAGGAGGCTCGCCTCCATCGAGACGCTGCTGAGGCTGAGCAGGCTGCCCAGGCGCGAGCCCAAGACCTTCGAGGGCTTCGACTTCTCCAGGATCCAGGGCCGGGACGCGGCCGCGCTGGGCAAGCTCCCGTCGCTGGCCGACCTCTACGCGCACCGCAACGTCGCCTTCGTCGGGCCCGGCGGCATAGGGAAGACGCACCTCGCGCAGGCCTACGGGCGCGAGTGCTGCATGCGGGGGCTCAAGACCTACTACATAAAGGCGACCGAGCTCAGGGACAGGTTCCAGAAGGCCGTCCAGCGGGGAAACACCTCGCGGGTCGTCTCCTCGCTCGTCAAGCCGTCGTGCCTCATCGTTGACGAGGTGGGGAGATGCGTCTACGACAGGCCGTGCACCGACCTGTTCTTCGATGTCGTCGACAGGCGCTACGAGAAGGAGGGGCCGAACGCGATGGTCCTCACGAGCAACATCGCCCCGAGCGGGTGGGATGAGTTCTTCACGGGCGACGACACGCTCCTCTGCGCCCTCGACAGGCTGTTCGACAAGGCGTCGGTGTTCGTGATGCGGGGCCCGAGCTACCGCGGCAGGGAGCTTGACACCTACTCGGTGGAGGCCGTCCCCCAGGCGGTGAAGGTGAGGGGGATCCAGCCCGAGGGGATGTAGGAATGCGATAGGAAAGTCATAGATGCGGGCGTGTTGGCTAAAATGGGTCGGCCGGGATTGGTCAATCTCGGCCGACTATATTTGGCTAAAATAATCCGGCGCTAACAACAGGAACTAGAGCGCGATACAGCCTGTTGTCATTGATTGCCGGATAGGCAACCCCCTTCGCGTTCTCATTGGCATTTGCATAAGAGTCAAAGCTAGGAGAAACCAAAAAGTAGAGAAGAAAACTAGGAAGGAATCCGTCAAGACATGAAAGGACAGCAAACCCAGTACTTGCGATGGGCTTAATATTAAAATCCTTATCTACGATACAGGCATTATGCAAATAAGGGCGGACGGTCGCATAGAGCACATCATTCTTTGCGACTAGCTTTCTTGCTCGTGAGGGCGCGTCAGCTGCATTTATAACAGTTTCTTGTCCGAGCTTTTGGTTCACATTGTCAATCGACGAGATGTCGATATAGGCAAAACGCGCCTCAGGCCTCTTCTGCCCGCGATTCAAGACAAGAGACCCTAAACGACGCCACTCCCAGCTCTCGGGTATCTCGAACGGGATCTCGTCCTCGATGCAGACGGGCTCGGACTCGCGGCCCCTGGCGTCCACCCTCTTCTCATAGCGGCGGCCATCGGAACCGGCGAAGATGATCGACTCACCGCCCTTCGGGGCCTTCATCTCCCCCTCGGCCACGAGCTGCCGGCGCTGCCCGCGGATGCGCTCCAGCAGAACGCCGGCGGGCTCGTCTGCGGGGTCCTGCGGCACGAGCCCTCCCTGAACCGCCAGCTGCAGCACCGACTTGCGCAGGCGGCCGGGCAGCGCGGCGTCGAGCTCCTCGCGGGCGTCCTCGAGCTCACCGTACTCCTCGACCAGGGGCATGAGCTCGTTCACCCGCTCGACGATGCGGCGCTGCTCGGCGAGAGGCGGAATCGGAAGAAATAGCTCTTTTAGCACTGCTGCTTTGATTCCTTTTGCGGTCGTCCCCGTGGCATGATCCTTAACTTGAATTTGGAACAGTGGAGATAGAATTATTTGGCAGAACAGGGCATTGTCTGGACCAACTGTGCCGTAATTCTGAAGGGTAATGACACGCTGTCCACAGCTGCAACGTTTCATTTCGCATATCGCGCAATACCCCATCGGGGCTTCGG
This genomic interval carries:
- a CDS encoding ATP-binding protein; this translates as MMAGAGASPYELASDAASRLGIAVGAEELATLASDLDLGDGEMAAVAATFSYLAEKRRLASIETLLRLSRLPRREPKTFEGFDFSRIQGRDAAALGKLPSLADLYAHRNVAFVGPGGIGKTHLAQAYGRECCMRGLKTYYIKATELRDRFQKAVQRGNTSRVVSSLVKPSCLIVDEVGRCVYDRPCTDLFFDVVDRRYEKEGPNAMVLTSNIAPSGWDEFFTGDDTLLCALDRLFDKASVFVMRGPSYRGRELDTYSVEAVPQAVKVRGIQPEGM
- the istA gene encoding IS21 family transposase, translated to MAAEEGDGFDPQACNLAEFCRRTGLTRSRARTVRAHGFRALPHGNSGRRAAPGVLAGHTGLVDDLLRKGVTNSQVIFERLLGQGYAGGLTTVKTYIAAHRDLVPAKRRQAAPQGCRGQRFRTAPGEAYQMDWGFVAVERPGGERARIACFAMVCHHCGGAHVEFFPNARQENLLIGMLHAFSALGVPATVLTDNMKSVVVRRDADGRPVWQADYAEFMGVVGFRTRLCRPRHPYTKGKVERLVRFVKGNFLAGRSFTDLDALNREAALWCAEQGGRWRRAAACVPMREHEAACSANTRPLEVTAEVERYLCPRRKISFDGFVSFEGHRYGVPYWYVRRECRVNREGRVVHIYSDDLSRELVAHAVGTGADSWCEGQWETSPAQPEELPTQPVGTVVEQIAPPRTKPGFERFDFGRAE
- a CDS encoding restriction endonuclease subunit S is translated as MKAKDLKNSILQMAIEGKLVPQDPSDEPASVLLERIREEKHKLIAEGKAKFPKGGESIIYIGSDGSPYEKKVDAKGRVTSDKCIANEVPFEELPEGWAWARLETVYNFIDYRGKTPHKSPSGVRLMTASNIRQGYIDYTREEYISEDEYATRLSRGETHRGDLLFTTEAPMGYCAICEMKRCSCGQRVITLQNYGTVGPDNALFCQIILSPLFQIQVKDHATGTTAKGIKAAVLKELFLPIPPLAEQRRIVERVNELMPLVEEYGELEDAREELDAALPGRLRKSVLQLAVQGGLVPQDPADEPAGVLLERIRGQRRQLVAEGEMKAPKGGESIIFAGSDGRRYEKRVDARGRESEPVCIEDEIPFEIPESWEWRRLGSLVLNRGQKRPEARFAYIDISSIDNVNQKLGQETVINAADAPSRARKLVAKNDVLYATVRPYLHNACIVDKDFNIKPIASTGFAVLSCLDGFLPSFLLYFLVSPSFDSYANANENAKGVAYPAINDNRLYRALVPVVSAGLF
- a CDS encoding tyrosine-type recombinase/integrase, with the translated sequence MRMFVQYLQEKGYAENTVDSYSFAICQLIDKTQSLTNQSLLAHKEWLVSSFAPKTVNNRIGAINTYLDFIAFDGIRLKGVRIQQKPFLDNVISNEQYMQLISGLKQDGDWFWYFIVRFLGCTGARVSELRQFKVEHVTAGYMDIVSKGQKLRRIWIPDSLREESLTWKAKPMNGLLFPGKNDNAITSRGISVGLKRAALRYGVDQDVVYPHSFRHLFAKNFINRNPDISLLADLMGHESIETTRIYLRRTADEQRAAVDEAVNW